The following nucleotide sequence is from uncultured Draconibacterium sp..
GACTGGAGAAAAAAAAACAGCAATCAACTAAAAAACAACTGCGCCAACGGCCTGATTTGTAATTGAAAAATTGATAGATTACTAAACCACATTTAAAAACTATTTACAGTCAATGACTAACATATCAGTAGTCAAAAATTGTTAATCAACATACTGCAATTACCCAGTCATTTTGTACCCAATTTCAACATGGTCTTTACCTACTATTTTTTGTATTCTAATTTGTGGTTTACCGGTATCTAAGTATTTTTCGTTTCTTTATGGCTCAATTCTGAAAGTATTGTATGCGTAACATTATGGAGAAAATAGGAAAGATGATCATCAACGTTGTTGACTGGTTCTATTTTCCAATTCTGCACTTTCTTCCGCGCGAAGTGTTTCGATATGCGGCCACAGGCGGCGCAAACACACTACTCGACATTAGTTTGTATTTCATTTTCTACCGTTTTGTAATAAAAATGCAAATCGTTGATTTAGGATTTATTGCTATAAGTCCGCACATTGCCGCTTTTCTTATCGTTTTTCCCATAACATTCACAAGCGGTTTCTTTCTGGCGAAATATGTAACGTTTACTTCGTCTGAATTAAAAGGGCGTATTCAACTGTTCAGGTATTTGCTTACCGTTGGAGGATCGATTCTGCTTAACTATATTTTTCTGAAATTCTTTGTTGAATATTGTGGACTGTACGCCACGTTATCAAAAATCCTAACTACCATTCTGGTAATTGCTTACAGCTACATGGCACAACGTTATTTTACATTCAAAACCGGCAAAAAACTACTTGCCGCGCGAAACCGTTCGTAAAATTTCATTCAGGTTAACATTAGTTTTACGGATTGTATTATATTTATTAGCCGTATGGAAGAGTACCGTATTAAATATTATCCAACCATTTTACAGGGCATACACCTTGTTATTCTTTACATTTTTATTCAAACCGTTGTTGATTTTCCGTTGGCGGTAATCGATTATTACAAAGGCACCGAGTACCTTTATAACCCGATTAAAAAAATTGCGCTTGGCGTTGGTTCCGTAGTGTTTATTCTTCTTTATGGAATTCGAAAAGCAAAAGCTCCTGTTTTGGAGATCTTCCCTGTTAAACTTTTTAATCCGTTGGTATTTCTTCCGGTTGTAACGTTTCTTTGGGGCGCACATAACATTCTGGAATATGTTAATATCTGGGTAGAAAAGATGTTGCCTGCCCCACCCTGGTTTTGGGAACTTTTCGATCGTATTTTTGAAGGCGACTATGGTTTTATGGGCGCTTTCCTAAAAGTGGCTGTTATTGCGCCCGTTATAGAAGAACTAATCTTCAGAGGCCTGATATTTAACGGATTCAGAAAAAATTACAATGGTTTTGTTGCCGTATTTATGTCGGCACTTTTGTTCTCACTTTTTCATTTAAATCCCTGGCAAATGCCGGCTACGTTTCTGCTGGGGCTGCTGCTTGGCTGGCTGATGTTACGCACCAATAATATTTTTGTTGCTATAATCGGGCACTCCATTAATAATGCTTTGGTATTGCTATCCGTAACTTACTGGCAACAAATTCGAGAATACTCCATCTATCTTTTAGAGCGAAATAACCTGCTGCTGCTAAGTGCGCTTGTGATGGCGCTTTCAGTCGTGCTGATTTATTTTACCAGTATACCTTGGTTTGGCAAACGCCGATGATAAGCGACTGTTCACCGAAAATATGCAATCTGATAAAGAGGAAACGCTATTTTTACGTCCGTAATTAATTTAAAGATATGGACATTTTATTAATCGTTTTAGGAGCACTTTTTATTATCAGCGGAGTTTTAGGTTGCGTTTTACCAATCATTCCGGGGCCACCGTTAAGTTATATTGGCCTTCTGTTACTGCATTTCACCGGGCGTTATCAGTTCTCTTCAAAATTTCTGATTATATGGGCTATAATTACGGTTGTAGTTTATGCTCTCGATTACCTTATTCCGGCCTGGGGAACTAAAAAATTCGGAGGAAGTAAACGTGGCATTTGGGGTAGTATTATCGGCCTGATAATAGGGATGTTCTTCTTCCCTCCTTTTGGCATAATAATAGGTCCGTTTATAGGTGCTGTTGTTGGTGAACTTACCGTTGGTAAAGACTCGGGAGCCGCATTAAAATCAGGATTTGGATCGTTTATGGGATTTTTAGCCGGCACATTGCTAAAACTTATCGCATCGGGTATGATGACCTGGTATTTCGTAAAAGAAATGATTGTTTAACAATTAGAATATAAACAAAGCCTCGTTTATAATATTTTCAATTCAATTTAGTTTGATAAACAAGAACATTGTTTAAAATAATACTTTTGTCGCGTGGCTAAAAAGACAAGAAATACAACTTCCCGGACCAAAAAGCCGGTGAACAGAAAGAAAAGCAAATCAAAAAAAACAGGTAAAAAATATCCGCTACTCAGTTTTATTTTTAAAGCCGGAGTAGTACTATTCTTACTCGGATGTTTGTTCTTTATCCTGGTTTTCCTGGGCGTATTGGGCCCGGTTCCTTCTAAAACACAGTTACATCAGATCAACAACCCACTTGCCTCGGAAGTATATTCAGTCGATGGTAAAATACTTGGCCGGTATTACGTGGAAAACCGAAGTTATGCAACTTTCGACGAAATTTCTCCCAATGTAATAAATGCCCTTGTTGCTACTGAAGATTCACGTTTTTACGAGCATCGCGGTATTGATGAAATTGCATTGGCTCGTGTTCTTTTTAAGTCCATTATTTTACGCAACGATGCTGCCGGAGGTGGAAGTACCATAAGTCAGCAAATTGCCAAGAACCTGTTTCCACGGGTTGATTACGGGCCGTTATCGATGCCGGTGAATAAGCTGCGCGAAGCAATTATTGCCTATCGTTTAGAGCGTATTTATAATAAACAGGAAATTCTGGCTTTATATCTGAATACAGTTCCCTTTGCCGAAAATACCTTTGGAATTGAGGTTGCTGCCGA
It contains:
- a CDS encoding GtrA family protein, whose translation is MRNIMEKIGKMIINVVDWFYFPILHFLPREVFRYAATGGANTLLDISLYFIFYRFVIKMQIVDLGFIAISPHIAAFLIVFPITFTSGFFLAKYVTFTSSELKGRIQLFRYLLTVGGSILLNYIFLKFFVEYCGLYATLSKILTTILVIAYSYMAQRYFTFKTGKKLLAARNRS
- a CDS encoding type II CAAX endopeptidase family protein, which encodes MEEYRIKYYPTILQGIHLVILYIFIQTVVDFPLAVIDYYKGTEYLYNPIKKIALGVGSVVFILLYGIRKAKAPVLEIFPVKLFNPLVFLPVVTFLWGAHNILEYVNIWVEKMLPAPPWFWELFDRIFEGDYGFMGAFLKVAVIAPVIEELIFRGLIFNGFRKNYNGFVAVFMSALLFSLFHLNPWQMPATFLLGLLLGWLMLRTNNIFVAIIGHSINNALVLLSVTYWQQIREYSIYLLERNNLLLLSALVMALSVVLIYFTSIPWFGKRR
- a CDS encoding DUF456 domain-containing protein, which gives rise to MDILLIVLGALFIISGVLGCVLPIIPGPPLSYIGLLLLHFTGRYQFSSKFLIIWAIITVVVYALDYLIPAWGTKKFGGSKRGIWGSIIGLIIGMFFFPPFGIIIGPFIGAVVGELTVGKDSGAALKSGFGSFMGFLAGTLLKLIASGMMTWYFVKEMIV